The Canis lupus familiaris isolate Mischka breed German Shepherd chromosome X, alternate assembly UU_Cfam_GSD_1.0, whole genome shotgun sequence genome has a segment encoding these proteins:
- the PLAC1 gene encoding placenta-specific protein 1 precursor: MKVFELIGGMVILASVFSACSTQSPMTVLCSIDWFMVTVHPFMLNNDVYVHFHELHLGLGCPANHVQPHVYQFTYRVTECGIRAKAISQDMIMYSTELHYASKGTSSKYVIPVSCTAPQRSPWLTLPCSVKVASEAGATAQNGEASYEVFTLSQSSQRPDCDCPPCVFNEEGRDQAAHHQVEAEEGQLVLPSSSVDISEDWSLRSDDLLESM, translated from the coding sequence ATGAAAGTTTTCGAGTTGATAGGAGGGATGGTCATCCTTGCCTCTGTGTTCTCAGCCTGTTCCACACAAAGCCCAATGACTGTACTGTGCTCTATAGACTGGTTCATGGTCACTGTCCACCCCTTCATGTTGAATAATGATGTGTATGTACACTTCCATGAGTTACACTTGGGCCTAGGGTGCCCTGCCAACCATGTCCAGCCACATGTCTACCAGTTCACCTACCGCGTTACCGAATGTGGCATCCGTGCCAAGGCTATCTCTCAGGACATGATTATGTACAGCACTGAGTTGCACTATGCTTCGAAGGGTACCTCTTCTAAGTATGTGATCCCGGTGTCATGTACTGCTCCCCAACGGTCCCCATGGCTTACTCTGCCCTGTTCTGTAAAAGTAGCCAGTGAGGCCGGGGCCACAGCCCAGAATGGTGAGGCAAGCTATGAGGTGTTCACCTTGTCACAGTCTAGCCAAAGGCCCGACTGCGACTGTCCACCTTGTGTGTTCAATGAAGAAGGGCGTGACCAGGCTGCACATCACCAAGTGGAGGCTGAGGAGGGCCAGCTGGTGCTGCCATCTTCCTCTGTTGATATTTCCGAGGATTGGTCTCTTCGCTCAGACGATCTCCTTGAGTCCATGTGA